Proteins found in one Leguminivora glycinivorella isolate SPB_JAAS2020 chromosome 22, LegGlyc_1.1, whole genome shotgun sequence genomic segment:
- the LOC125237940 gene encoding uncharacterized protein LOC125237940, with protein MAEIGRVCAFIFLLLLCFIRLHAYNPKNHPCCEGLGDNVTLAMVIDAFEIYGHDPTDKLDYFAHYQLQMMKIKRAPDQYIINEHVHIATDHLGRFIHMHVKELKVLLIALEDAVDNMLTMYDNHNAIKTERVATYNLASGGAVPSEFYLSQEYYCGRNVYLFVSELYSDIYNMGRGPAPYCKGRGFHFLGFVHFMDDNKYYLEEDPSMSFATDNYLHGLECHLDICIYRFPFKKSLQHERDVVTLPKALVKCGTEVYKLPPLTAASCIITSGSFILDFNIQGMRFRHYDYMLILPNGHAFYTKEAQTPLFCDHHVCEWNNTNFYGGPFVIPGDPGIGLMPIPPFFEQTTAPPFSDLTTPPGGGGGGVFDNMTYSLDGCWFMFPPNYGSIAGISYLDPLTINEYRFTCQGSGNKGLYWYPQWMGVPPHHPYPQAGDMPKHEEGGGDAFYPHQQGPQPPPVFPRLD; from the exons ATGGCCGAAATCGGCAGAGTGTGTGCTTTTATTTTTCTACTTTTACTATGTTTTATACGTTTG CACGCATACAATCCAAAGAACCACCCATGCTGCGAAGGATTAGGCGATAACGTGACCCTGGCCATGGTCATTGATGCCTTCGAGATTTACGGCCACGATCCTACGGACAAGCTGGACTATTTCGCGCATTACCAGCTGCAGATGATGAAGATCAAACGAGCACCAGATCAG TACATCATCAATGAACACGTCCACATTGCGACTGACCATCTCGGCAGGTTCATACACATGCATGTCAAGGAACTCAAg GTTCTCCTGATAGCGTTGGAAGATGCGGTAGACAACATGCTGACCATGTACGACAACCACAACGCCATCAAAACTGAGCGAGTCGCTACCTACAACCTGGCGTCAGGTGGCGCTGTTCCTTCAGAATTCTACCTAAGTCAag AATACTACTGCGGCCGCAACGTGTATCTCTTCGTCTCGGAGctgtacagcgacatctacaaCATGGGCCGCGGGCCGGCGCCCTACTGTAAAGGCCGGGGCTTCCACTTCCTTGGCTTCGTGCACTTTATGGACGACAACAAGTACTACCTCGAGGAGGACCCGAGTATGAGCTTCGCGACCGACAACTACTTGCACGGGCTGGAGTGCCATCTCGACATCTGCATCTACAG ATTCCCGTTCAAGAAGAGCCTACAACACGAACGCGACGTAGTAACGCTACCCAAGGCGCTGGTGAAGTGCGGCACGGAGGTGTACAAGctgccgccgctcaccgctgcctcGTGCATCATCACCTCTGGCTCCTTCATCCTGGACTTCAATATCCAGGGGATGCGGTTCCGCCACTACGATTACATGCTG ATCCTACCAAACGGGCACGCATTCTACACGAAAGAGGCTCAAACGCCTCTCTTCTGCGACCACCACGTTTGCGAGTGGAACAACACCAATTTCTATGGAG GTCCCTTCGTGATCCCAGGTGATCCTGGAATTGGACTGATGCCAATACCCCCCTTCTTTGAACAGACCACAGCCCCACCCTTCTCAGACTTGACTACACCACCtggcggcggcggtggcggcgttTTCGACAATATGACTT ATTCTCTGGACGGGTGCTGGTTCATGTTCCCGCCTAACTACGGGTCGATTGCTGGCATCAGCTACCTGGATCCTCTCACCATCAACGAGTATAGATTCACATGCCAAGGATCCGGCAACAAA GGTCTGTACTGGTACCCGCAATGGATGGGTGTGCCGCCGCACCACCCGTACCCGCAAGCGGGCGACATGCCGAAACACGAGGAGGGGGGAGGGGACGCTTTCTACCCCCACCAGCAGGGGCCGCAGCCCCCACCTGTTTTTCCAAGACTTGATTAA
- the LOC125238025 gene encoding vesicular inhibitory amino acid transporter, whose amino-acid sequence MNLGRFKLPPIKNALEVAMQTVRQQMPDKPGPPPRPPQAVRFANQDMGESCELSTMNETTSPSYQSTNPTNPFLSGDLQAEDSFTSYQNTFPQQEAPRTQSMQSVDFYASSEEGGFEEGGGKPGCKINEFQAAWNVTNAIQGMFVVSLPFAVLQGGYWAIAAMIGIAHICCYTGRILVECLYEDDPATGRRVRVRDSYVSIAKECFGRKYGARIVNIAQIIELVMTCILYVVVCGDLMIGTFPDGSIDTRSWMMLTGIFLLPLAFLKSLQSVSMLSFWCTMSHLIINAIVLGYCMLYIGDWGWGKVKWSLDFENFPISLGVIVFSYTSQIFLPTLEGNMEDPGKFEWMLKWSHIAAAAFKSVFGYMCFLTFQNDTQQVITNNLRSSGFKGLVNFFLVVKAILSYPLPYYAACDLLERALFRGRPKTLFPVIYALDGELKVWGLAWRLGVVMFTVLMAIFIPHFAILMGFIGSFTGTMLSFIWPAYFHLKLKGPYLDSQTVAYNYFIICLGVLFGVIGMYDSGSALIKAFKIGLPF is encoded by the exons atgaatttgggtaggtttAAGTTGCCCCCGATCAAGAATGCTTTAGAAGTGGCTATGCAGACGGTGAGGCAGCAAATGCCTGATAAGCCTGGACCACCGCCTCGACCACCGCAGGCGGTTAGATTCGCCAATCAGG ATATGGGTGAGAGCTGTGAGCTATCAACGATGAACGAAACCACGTCCCCCTCGTATCAATCGACGAATCCAACCAATCCATTTCTCAGCGGTGACCTGCAGGCTGAGGATTCATTCACCAGCTATCAGAATACATTTCCTCAGCAGGAGGCACCAAG GACTCAAAGTATGCAGAGCGTGGACTTCTATGCTTCATCAGAAGAGGGTGGTTTTGAAGAAGGCGGCGGCAAGCCAGGTTGCAAGATCAATGAGTTCCAAGCAGCTTGGAACGTTACCAACGCTATTCAG GGCATGTTCGTAGTATCCCTGCCGTTCGCCGTCCTCCAAGGCGGCTACTGGGCCATCGCAGCCATGATCGGCATCGCGCACATCTGCTGCTACACCGGCCGCATCCTCGTCGAGTGCCTCTATGAGGACGACCCCGCCACGGGCCGCCGCGTCCGCGTACGTGACTCCTACGTCAGCATCGCCAAGGAGTGCTTCGGCCGCAAATATGGTGCTAGGATCGTTAACATTGCTCAAATCATTGAACTTGTCATGACCTGCATTCTTTACGTCGTTGTCTGCGGCGATCTGATGATCGGAACCTTCCCTGATGGCTCCATCGACACACGCTCTTGGATGATGCTCACTGGCATCTTCCTTCTACCTTTGGCTTTCTTGAAATCTCTTCAAAGCGTCAGTATGCTGTCCTTCTGGTGCACCATGAGCCATTTAATCATCAACGCTATTGTGCTTGGCTACTGTATGCTGTACATCGGAGATTGGGGCTGGGGTAAAGTCAAGTGGAGTCTAGATTTCGAGAACTTCCCGATAAGTCTGGGTGTGATCGTATTCTCTTATACGTCTCAAATATTCCTCCCTACTCTAGAAGGCAACATGGAGGATCCAGGCAAGTTCGAGTGGATGCTAAAGTGGTCTCACATCGCGGCTGCCGCTTTCAAGTCCGTGTTCGGATACATGTGCTTCCTGACATTCCAAAACGATACTCAGCAGGTTATAACTAACAATCTCCGCTCTTCTGGATTTAAGGGACTTGTGAACTTTTTCCTGGTGGTCAAAGCTATTCTAAGTTACCCTCTGCCGTATTACGCTGCTTGCGATTTGTTGGAACGTGCTCTGTTTAGGGGTAGGCCTAAGACACTATTCCCTGTGATCTACGCTTTAGATGGGGAGTTAAAAGTTTGGGGGCTAGCTTGGCGGCTGGGTGTTGTGATGTTCACGGTCTTGATGGCGATATTTATTCCACACTTCGCTATTCTTATGGGCTTCATTGGAAGCTTCACTGGTACTATGTTGAGCTTCATATGGCCGGCTTATTTCCACTTGAAACTGAAAGGGCCATACCTGGACAGCCAGACAGTCGCTTACAACTACTTCATCATATGTTTAGGGGTCCTCTTTGGAGTTATCGGCATGTACGACTCGGGTTCAGCTTTGATCAAGGCTTTCAAGATCGGTCTTCCGTTCTAA
- the LOC125238091 gene encoding uncharacterized protein LOC125238091, producing the protein MDVRIRACALLAIWLTWLEMAIPYNIRNHPCCQDISENLTLAMIIDAFEIYGHDPTDKLDNLWLYQQEMLKVKTAEDQYIINERVHVATDHLSRFIQLHVKELKAKLIEFTT; encoded by the exons ATGGACGTTCGCATTCGCGCGTGCGCGCTGCTGGCAATATGGCTGACCTGGCTGGAAATGGcg ATTCCCTACAACATCCGCAATCACCCATGCTGTCAAGACATAAGCGAGAACCTGACCCTGGCCATGATCATAGACGCCTTCGAGATCTACGGCCACGACCCCACGGACAAGCTGGACAACCTCTGGCTGTACCAGCAGGAGATGCTCAAGGTCAAGACTGCTGAGGACCAG TACATAATCAACGAGCGAGTGCACGTCGCAACGGACCATCTTAGCCGCTTCATTCAGCTCCACGTAAAAGAATTGAAGGCAA AGCTTATAGAATTCACAACCTGA
- the LOC125237945 gene encoding uncharacterized protein LOC125237945: MLTMYENHNSIAAERKATYSGGPVPMEFYLSQEYRCGKNVYIFVSELYSDIYNMGRGPAPFCKDRSFVFMGFLHYHDEQKYYLIDDPSVTFPTDNYLHGLECHIGICIFRFPFKKLLQKERDVVTLPKAIVKCGLVMYKLPPLSAASCIIASGSFILDFNVQGLRYRHHDFLLTIPNGGPYYTKERGTPLVCNHHVCEWNYTNHYGGPFLIPGDPGSGIDPVPPYVEASTKPPEVEEAENITIPYILEGCLFMYPPNYGSIAGKSYMDPVDMHEDRFTCNAAGNKGLYWYPQWMGAMPHHPYTSIHMDSEHQAVAPPGAVVYPHQQEFEREELADLD, encoded by the exons ATGCTGACTATGTACGAGAATCACAACTCCATAGCAGCTGAAAGAAAGGCCACGTACTCTGGCGGCCCAGTCCCAATGGAATTCTATCTGAGTCAAG AATACCGTTGCGGCAAGAACGTGTACATATTCGTATCAGAGctgtacagcgacatctacaaCATGGGCCGCGGGCCGGCGCCATTTTGTAAAGACCGCTCGTTCGTGTTCATGGGCTTCCTACATTACCACGACGAGCAGAAATACTATTTAATTGATGACCCTAGTGTTACGTTCCCTACTGACAACTACTTGCATGGGCTTGAGTGTCATATTGGCATCTGTATCTTCAG GTTTCCCTTCAAAAAGCTCCTTCAGAAAGAGCGTGACGTGGTAACACTCCCGAAAGCCATAGTGAAGTGCGGACTAGTCATGTACAAACTACCTCCCTTATCGGCCGCGTCTTGTATCATCGCCTCCGGGTCGTTCATACTGGACTTCAATGTTCAGGGCCTGCGGTATAGACATCATGATTTTTTGCTG ACGATACCAAATGGAGGTCCATACTACACCAAAGAGCGAGGAACGCCGCTGGTCTGCAATCACCACGTTTGTGAGTGGAACTACACCAATCATTATGGag GTCCATTCCTGATCCCCGGCGACCCTGGCAGCGGCATTGACCCCGTACCCCCCTACGTGGAAGCCTCCACCAAACCCCCAGAAGTCGAGGAGGCGGAGAACATAACTATACCTT ATATCCTAGAAGGCTGCCTATTCATGTACCCGCCCAACTACGGGTCCATCGCTGGCAAGAGCTACATGGACCCCGTTGATATGCACGAAGACCGGTTCACTTGTAATGCTGCAGGAAACAAG GGTCTATACTGGTACCCGCAATGGATGGGCGCCATGCCGCACCACCCGTACACGTCCATCCACATGGACAGCGAGCACCAGGCGGTGGCGCCGCCCGGCGCCGTCGTGTACCCCCACCAGCAGGAGTTCGAGCGGGAGGAGCTCGCCGATCTAGACTAG
- the LOC125237989 gene encoding DNA polymerase interacting tetratricopeptide repeat-containing, protein of 47 kDa isoform X2, which translates to MDKHPFFMKNLPENGEMSALAEGLAKLKYDPEENTALELAANYKEDGNFNFRHKNYRLAILGYTEGIKVKCEDAEMNAFLYNNRAAAQYHLKNYRSALADSERALTFKPDHIKARLRAAKSAFEIANYDKCLEHCDKLLQANPSDTEATELIAKTKKKVLIQARDKRKQERLQQVKRQDKDEVIKAILERGIRIANCDDDDDLDLSKLEPSMPGAHDKIVHLEDGKLQWPILLFYPEHMLTDFIVDCPEDVPLEAQLSKVFPAQWDSENKYGTDKINVYSEGYNKIPHIIDMSKDLGDILKMKYFEVKGGTPAFVVVPRGSEVEKRFLSGYFS; encoded by the exons ATGGACAAACATCCGTTCTTCATGAAGAACTTGCCGGAGAACGGCGAGATGTCCGCTCTGGCCGAGGGCCTGGCCAAGCTGAAGTATGACCCGGAGGAGAATACAGCGCTTGAACTGGCTGCTAACTATAAGGAGGACGGGAATTTTAACTTCCGTCATAAGAACTATCGGCTGGCTATACTTGG CTACACAGAAGGCATAAAAGTTAAATGCGAAGACGCCGAAATGAACGCATTCCTATACAACAACCGAGCGGCCGCGCAGTACCACCTCAAAAACTACCGTTCAGCCCTCGCCGACAGTGAACGAGCCTTAACTTTCAAACCAGATCACATTAAAGCTCGCCTACGTGCAGCTAAGTCCGCCTTTGAGATAGCTAACTACGATAAATGCCTCGAACATTGCGATAAACTCCTTCAAGCTAACCCTAGTGACACAGAAGCAACAGAACTCATAGCTAAAACTAAGAAGAAAGTCCTCATTCAAGCCAGAGATAAACGGAAGCAGGAAAGACTACAACAAGTCAAGCGGCAAGACAAAGATGAGGTTATAAAAGCGATTTTGGAGCGAGGTATCCGCATTGCTAActgtgatgacgatgatgatctAGATTTGTCTAAGTTAGAACCTAGTATGCCTGGCGCTCATGATAAAATCGTGCATTTAGAAGATGGGAAGTTACAATGGCCAATTCTTTTGTTCTATCCAGAACATATGTTAACGGATTTTATCGTAGATTGCCCCGAGGATGTCCCATTAGAAGCTCAGTTGTCTAAAGTGTTCCCAGCCCAGTGGGACTCTGAAAACAAATATGGAACGGATAAAATTAATGTGTATTCAGAAGGTTATAACAAGATTCCACATATTATTGATATGAGCAAAGATTTAGGAGATatattgaaaatgaaatattttgagGTGAAAGGTGGAACGCCTGCCTTTGTAGTGGTGCCGCGAGGTAGCGAAGTTGAGAAAAGGTTTCTTTCGGGATATTTCTCGTAA
- the LOC125237989 gene encoding DNA polymerase interacting tetratricopeptide repeat-containing, protein of 47 kDa isoform X1 — translation MAEGSSQEPKKPMTDEERLALCQKMDQELDDFINSLERKRYTDGWSEDKWEEEMDKHPFFMKNLPENGEMSALAEGLAKLKYDPEENTALELAANYKEDGNFNFRHKNYRLAILGYTEGIKVKCEDAEMNAFLYNNRAAAQYHLKNYRSALADSERALTFKPDHIKARLRAAKSAFEIANYDKCLEHCDKLLQANPSDTEATELIAKTKKKVLIQARDKRKQERLQQVKRQDKDEVIKAILERGIRIANCDDDDDLDLSKLEPSMPGAHDKIVHLEDGKLQWPILLFYPEHMLTDFIVDCPEDVPLEAQLSKVFPAQWDSENKYGTDKINVYSEGYNKIPHIIDMSKDLGDILKMKYFEVKGGTPAFVVVPRGSEVEKRFLSGYFS, via the exons ATGGCTGAAGGAAGTTCTCAAGAGCCGAAGAAGCCTATGACGGACGAGGAGAGGTTAGCTTTGTGCCAGAAAATGGACCAGGAGCTTGACGATTTCATTAACAGTTTGGAGCGTAAGAGATACACAGATGGATGGTCCGAAGACAAGTGGGAA GAAGAAATGGACAAACATCCGTTCTTCATGAAGAACTTGCCGGAGAACGGCGAGATGTCCGCTCTGGCCGAGGGCCTGGCCAAGCTGAAGTATGACCCGGAGGAGAATACAGCGCTTGAACTGGCTGCTAACTATAAGGAGGACGGGAATTTTAACTTCCGTCATAAGAACTATCGGCTGGCTATACTTGG CTACACAGAAGGCATAAAAGTTAAATGCGAAGACGCCGAAATGAACGCATTCCTATACAACAACCGAGCGGCCGCGCAGTACCACCTCAAAAACTACCGTTCAGCCCTCGCCGACAGTGAACGAGCCTTAACTTTCAAACCAGATCACATTAAAGCTCGCCTACGTGCAGCTAAGTCCGCCTTTGAGATAGCTAACTACGATAAATGCCTCGAACATTGCGATAAACTCCTTCAAGCTAACCCTAGTGACACAGAAGCAACAGAACTCATAGCTAAAACTAAGAAGAAAGTCCTCATTCAAGCCAGAGATAAACGGAAGCAGGAAAGACTACAACAAGTCAAGCGGCAAGACAAAGATGAGGTTATAAAAGCGATTTTGGAGCGAGGTATCCGCATTGCTAActgtgatgacgatgatgatctAGATTTGTCTAAGTTAGAACCTAGTATGCCTGGCGCTCATGATAAAATCGTGCATTTAGAAGATGGGAAGTTACAATGGCCAATTCTTTTGTTCTATCCAGAACATATGTTAACGGATTTTATCGTAGATTGCCCCGAGGATGTCCCATTAGAAGCTCAGTTGTCTAAAGTGTTCCCAGCCCAGTGGGACTCTGAAAACAAATATGGAACGGATAAAATTAATGTGTATTCAGAAGGTTATAACAAGATTCCACATATTATTGATATGAGCAAAGATTTAGGAGATatattgaaaatgaaatattttgagGTGAAAGGTGGAACGCCTGCCTTTGTAGTGGTGCCGCGAGGTAGCGAAGTTGAGAAAAGGTTTCTTTCGGGATATTTCTCGTAA